Genomic DNA from Thermomicrobiales bacterium:
GGGCTGGATGTCGTTCGCGACGGCCTGCGGAGTGCGGGGCTGGATGAGCCGACGCTGTTGCGCACTGCGGGCGAGCGCTTTTATGACGATGCTGACGGGTTGCCGTCGGCGCGAGCGCTGGATGGCACGCTACAGCCGCTGCGTGATCGCCCCGGTGTTGTGAGCCTGCCGACACGCAAGTCTGAAGGCCGCACGCTCATCGCAGGTGACGATGCGTCGGTGATCGATCTGGGCGATGGCGTGGCGATGCTGGAACTGCACTCCAGGCTGAACACGCTCGGCGAGCGGACGTTCTCGATCCTGCGGCAGGCGCTGGAGCTGGTCGACCAGCAGGGCTATGTCGGCCTGGTGATCGGCAGCGATGATGCGCGCGCGTTTTCGGCCGGCGCGAATCTGAACCAGATCGCCAGCCTGGCCCGTGAGGGGGACTGGGCCGCAGCCGAACGTGATGTGGACACATTCCAGCAGGCCACGATGAGCCTGCGGCGTGCGCCGTTCCCGGTTGTGGCGGCGGCCTTTGGGTTGGCGCTCGGTGGTGGGGCCGAGGTCGCGATGCACAGCGACCATGTCCAGGCTGCCGCCGAGCTGAACATCGGCCTCGTCGAGGTCGGCGTTGGGCTGATACCGGCTGGTGGCGGGACGAAGGAGCTGTTGGTCCGCTTCACCCAGGAGCTTGAGCCATACATCGAAGCTGATCCGTTCGAGGCGGTCCGCCGCGCGTTCATGCCGATTGCGCTGGCGCAGACCAGCCAGAGCGCACACGAAGCGCGAGCGATCGGGTTTCTCCGTCCACACGACCGCATCACGATGAATCGCGACCGACTGATCGGCGATGCTAAAGCGGCGGTGCTGGCGCTCGCGCCGGGCTACGTTGCCCCAGTCGATCGACGCATTCGGGCGCTGGGGCAGGAGGCGCTGGGCAATCTGCGCATGGCGCTCTGGACGTTCCGCGAGGCCGGGCAGGCCAGCGACCACGACGTGATCATTGGCGAGAAGCTAGCCTGGGTGCTGGCGGCCGGAGACGGACCGCCACGCGAGGTCAGCGAGCAGGATCTGCTCGACTTCGAGCGCGAGGCGTTCCTCAGTCTGCTCGGCACCCAGAAGACGCAACAACGCATCGACCATATGCTGCAGACCGGCAAACCGCTCCGCAACTGAGAAAGCAGGGAGACACCAATGCGCGAGGCAGTCATCGTCAGTGCAATGCGCAGTCCGACGGCGCGCGGGAAAGCCGACGGCGCTCTGGCCGGCGTCCACCCGGTCGAGCTCTCGGCGACGGTCATGCGCGCTGCCGTCGAGCAGGCTGGTGTCGCACCAGCCGACGTCGAGGATGTGGTCTGGGGCTGCGCGATGCCGGAGGCGGCACAGGGCCTCAACATCGCCCGTTTGGCGCTGTTGCGGGCCGGCATGCCGGTCGAGACGTCTGGCACGACCGTCAATCGATTCTGCTCGTCCGGGCTGCAAACGATCGCAATGGGTGCGCAGGCGATCATGACCGAAATGGCTGATGTGGTGCTGGCTGGTGGCGTCGAGATGATGAGCCAGGTGCCAATGACCGGCTACCACACGCGCATCAATCCCGAAGACATCGAGAGCTACATCGGCATGGGTTACACCGCCGAGCGCGTGGCCCAGCGCTGGGGCATCACCCGCGCGCAGCAGGACGAATACGCGTACAACAGCCAGCGCAAGGCTGCCGAAGCCTGGCAGCGTGACGCCTTCGCCGACGAGATCGTCACCGTACCGGTGCAGCGGATCGTCTGGCATGGCGCAGAGCGTGAGATCGAGGACGAGCCGGTGCGCCGCGACGAGACGATGCGGCCGGAAACGACGGTCGAGGGTTTGGCAAAGCTGCGGCCAGCGTTCAAGGCCAACGGCTCGGTGACTGCCGGCAACGCCAGCCCGTTTAGCGACGGTTCGGCGGCGGTTCTGCTAATGAGTCGGGAGGACGCCGAGGCGCGCGGCCTGACGCCGCTGGCGCGTTTCGTCAGCTTCGCGACCGCCGGTGTCGATCCGGACATCATGGGCATCGGGCCGGCGAAGGCGGTGCCGAAGCTGCTCGATCGGCTGGGCATGTCGCTGGACGACATCGACCTGATCGAATTCAACGAAGCCTTCGCCGCTCAGGTGCTGGCAGTGATTCAGGAGATCAACCTGCCTGAGGAGAAGATCAACGTCAACGGCGGCGCAATCGCGCTCGGTCATCCGCTCGGCGCGACCGGCGCGAAGCTGACGGCCAGCCTGATCCACGAGCTGCGGCGGCGCGGCGGCGGCAATGGGCTGGTGACGATGTGCGTCGGCGGCGGGATGGGTGCTGCCGCGGTTCTCGAGGTCTACGGGGCTGACTGAATCTCGCTCTCGCATGCAATCTCGATGTGCGATGTATCAGCAGGGAGGCTCATGATGCACGGTCTGATGATGGACTACCAGCTCACCCTCGATGCGATTCTCCGGCGGGCGGAAACGTTCTTCGCGCATAAGGAGATCGTCACCCGCATGCCGGACCGCGACTTGCATCGATATACCTATGCCGACTTTGTGGGCCGCGCCAAGCAGCTCGCCATGGCGCTCGCCGAGTTGGGCGTTCAGCCGGGCGACCGCGTGGCGACGCTCGCCTGGAATCACTACCAGCACCTCGAAGCCTATTTCGGCATCCCGATCATGGGCGGCGTGCTGCATACGCTGAACCTGCGCCTGCCGCCAGAAGATCTCGTCTACATCGTTAACCACGCGGACGACCGTGTCCTGATCGTCGATCAGGCGCTGCTGCCGCTCGTCGAGCGCATTCGCAGCAACAGCAACATCGAGCACGTCATCGTCATTGCGCCGGATGGCAGCGCGCCGGAGGGGATGACGAACTACGAGGACTTCATCGCCGGCCACGATGCGGCGGACTTCCGCCAGCCGGAGATCGACGAGGGCCAGGCGGCTGCGATGTGCTACAGCTCTGGCACGACCGGGCGGCCGAAGGGTGCGGTCTACTCGCACCGCGCACTGGCGCTGCATTCGTTGGCATCCGCTGCGGCGGACACTTGCGGCGTTCAGGAGCGCGATGTCGTCCTTCCGGTCGTGCCGATGTTCCATGTCAATGCCTGGGGATTGCCATTCACTTCAACGATGGTCGGCGCAACGCAGGTGATGCCCGGCCCGTTCCTCGATGCCCAGAGTCTGCTGGAGCTGTACCAGAGTGAGCGCGTCACCCTGACCGCCGGTGTGCCGACGATCTGGCTGGGCCTTTTGCAGACGCTCGACAAGGACCCCGACGCCTGGGATCTCAGCAGCATGCGGACGCTGCTGGTCGGTGGACAGGCCGCGCCGAAGAGCATGATCCAGGGGTTCCGCGATCGCCACGGGCTGGAAGTTGTCCATGCCTGGGGCATGACCGAGACGACGCCGCTTGGCAGCGTTGCGATCCTCACCTCGGACATGGAGGATCTGCCGATCGCCGAGCAGGACAACTTCCGCGCCAAGCAGGGTCGCCCTGTCCCGTTCGTCGAGATTCGCGCCAGCGGCGAGGACGGTCTGGTGCCGTGGGACGGCAAAACGATGGGCGAGCTGGAGGTGCGCGGGCCGTGGATCGCCGGTCACTACTACGACAACCCGGACGCGGAGGTGTCGTTCACCGAAGATGGCTGGTTCCGCACCGGCGACATCGTCTCCATTGATGCCCATGGCTTCATCCAGATTCAGGATCGCGCCAAGGACGTCGTCAAGTCGGGCGGCGAGTGGATCAGCTCGGTGGCGCTGGAGAACGCGCTGATGGGCCACCCGGCCATCGTCGAGGCGGCGGCGTTCGCCGTGCCGCATCCGCGCTGGCTGGAGCGCCCGATGGCGGTTGTCGTCCTGCGCGATGGCGTGTCGGTCGATGCCGAAGAGCTACAAACCTATCTGGCCGAACAGTTCCCGAAGTGGTGGTTGCCGGACCGCATTGATGTCGTGGATGCTATCCCGCGCACCTCGACCGGCAAGTTTCAGAAGTCGGTGCTGCGCGAGCAGTACGCGGATGCGTATGGCGGAGGAGTGAGCTAGAGCGCTGCGCCGGTGCCGAATACGCACCTTTGTGAGCGGGCTACTCGTCGTCAGTCGGCGCTGACATCGCGTGGCCCCAGGTGCGGCCCTCGGCGGCGAGGGCCATCTTGCGTTCTGCCCAGTAGCGGTTCGTACGGTAGAGGCTCTCGAACGTGCCCGCGTCGCTCCAGAAGCCATCGAGCTCGACCCAGCGGAGCTGCCCGGCGTTGAGGTAGAAGTTGTTGACGTCGGTGATCTCCAGCTCGCCACGGTCGGAAGGCTCGAGCTGACGGATCAGATCGAACACCTGCTCGTCGAAAATGTAGAGGCCGGTGACCGCGAAGTTGCTTCGCGGGTTCCGCGGCTTCTCCTCGATGGTAATGATGCGCTGCGGGTCGGCTTCGTCGAACACCGGGCAGCCGAAGCGTTGCGGATCGGGCACGGTCTTGAGGAACAGCAGTGCGCCGCCGTCGAACTCCTCGACGGCCGGCCGGATGTCGGCGTCGGTCGTGTTGTCGCCGAGAATGACGCAGATCGGCTCGCCGTCGGCGAACTCCTCGCAGAGCCCGAGCGCCTCAGCGATGCCACCTTCGTTCTCCTGATAGGTGTATTCCAGATGGCGGACGCCGAACTTCCTGCCTGTCTGAAGGACCGGCA
This window encodes:
- a CDS encoding 3-hydroxyacyl-CoA dehydrogenase/enoyl-CoA hydratase family protein, with translation MRIRSIGVVGAGTMGGGIAALAASVGIPVVLLDVAGNRDRNEPAKRGLDRALKSRPPSFLDARSARLITLGNIEDDLPLLAGCDWIIEAVVEQPGPKRALYAQLEPLLGADTIISSNTSGIPMQVLTEGRSPAFRKRFFGTHFFNPPRYLHLLEIIPGPETDPVIIETVEQFADVVLGKGTVRAKDVPGFIGNRLGVYGMLQAIRLMEQTGLSIDEVDALTGPLIGRPRSATFRTADLTGLDILLHVADGLSEATGEDYGLPDWVRALVADGRLGEKSGAGFYKRVGRDILTLNPTTMDYEPRAAVESPELGALARRPLAERLRGALDLPGAHGEFLRSLFFTTSHQTLTLTPQIAWDVPSVDHALEWGFAWEMGPFRQMDAVGLDVVRDGLRSAGLDEPTLLRTAGERFYDDADGLPSARALDGTLQPLRDRPGVVSLPTRKSEGRTLIAGDDASVIDLGDGVAMLELHSRLNTLGERTFSILRQALELVDQQGYVGLVIGSDDARAFSAGANLNQIASLAREGDWAAAERDVDTFQQATMSLRRAPFPVVAAAFGLALGGGAEVAMHSDHVQAAAELNIGLVEVGVGLIPAGGGTKELLVRFTQELEPYIEADPFEAVRRAFMPIALAQTSQSAHEARAIGFLRPHDRITMNRDRLIGDAKAAVLALAPGYVAPVDRRIRALGQEALGNLRMALWTFREAGQASDHDVIIGEKLAWVLAAGDGPPREVSEQDLLDFEREAFLSLLGTQKTQQRIDHMLQTGKPLRN
- a CDS encoding long-chain fatty acid--CoA ligase, with amino-acid sequence MHGLMMDYQLTLDAILRRAETFFAHKEIVTRMPDRDLHRYTYADFVGRAKQLAMALAELGVQPGDRVATLAWNHYQHLEAYFGIPIMGGVLHTLNLRLPPEDLVYIVNHADDRVLIVDQALLPLVERIRSNSNIEHVIVIAPDGSAPEGMTNYEDFIAGHDAADFRQPEIDEGQAAAMCYSSGTTGRPKGAVYSHRALALHSLASAAADTCGVQERDVVLPVVPMFHVNAWGLPFTSTMVGATQVMPGPFLDAQSLLELYQSERVTLTAGVPTIWLGLLQTLDKDPDAWDLSSMRTLLVGGQAAPKSMIQGFRDRHGLEVVHAWGMTETTPLGSVAILTSDMEDLPIAEQDNFRAKQGRPVPFVEIRASGEDGLVPWDGKTMGELEVRGPWIAGHYYDNPDAEVSFTEDGWFRTGDIVSIDAHGFIQIQDRAKDVVKSGGEWISSVALENALMGHPAIVEAAAFAVPHPRWLERPMAVVVLRDGVSVDAEELQTYLAEQFPKWWLPDRIDVVDAIPRTSTGKFQKSVLREQYADAYGGGVS
- a CDS encoding thiolase family protein — its product is MREAVIVSAMRSPTARGKADGALAGVHPVELSATVMRAAVEQAGVAPADVEDVVWGCAMPEAAQGLNIARLALLRAGMPVETSGTTVNRFCSSGLQTIAMGAQAIMTEMADVVLAGGVEMMSQVPMTGYHTRINPEDIESYIGMGYTAERVAQRWGITRAQQDEYAYNSQRKAAEAWQRDAFADEIVTVPVQRIVWHGAEREIEDEPVRRDETMRPETTVEGLAKLRPAFKANGSVTAGNASPFSDGSAAVLLMSREDAEARGLTPLARFVSFATAGVDPDIMGIGPAKAVPKLLDRLGMSLDDIDLIEFNEAFAAQVLAVIQEINLPEEKINVNGGAIALGHPLGATGAKLTASLIHELRRRGGGNGLVTMCVGGGMGAAAVLEVYGAD
- a CDS encoding sugar phosphate nucleotidyltransferase translates to MKGIILAGGLGSRLYPLTHATNKHLLPVYDQPMVYYPITTLVSAGVDEIMVVTGGPHAGHFLPVLQTGRKFGVRHLEYTYQENEGGIAEALGLCEEFADGEPICVILGDNTTDADIRPAVEEFDGGALLFLKTVPDPQRFGCPVFDEADPQRIITIEEKPRNPRSNFAVTGLYIFDEQVFDLIRQLEPSDRGELEITDVNNFYLNAGQLRWVELDGFWSDAGTFESLYRTNRYWAERKMALAAEGRTWGHAMSAPTDDE